One window from the genome of Ciconia boyciana chromosome 8, ASM3463844v1, whole genome shotgun sequence encodes:
- the ZDHHC6 gene encoding palmitoyltransferase ZDHHC6, which translates to MGGPGGLRRARRLCHWGPLVALAVVAVCSATAMADAALWYWPLDTAGGSVNFIMLLNWTVMILYNYFSAMFVGPGYVPLGWTPEKSQDCMYLQYCKVCQSYKAPRSHHCRKCNRCVMKMDHHCPWINNCCGYQNHASFTLFLLLAPLGCIHASFIFVMTMYTQLYNRISFGWSSVKIDMSAAKRDPRPIIPFGLSAFAASLFALGLALGTTIAVGMLFIIQMKVILTNKTSIESWIEEKAKDRIQYYQTGETFIFPYDMGSKWKNFKQVFTWSGIPEGDGLDWPVRDGCHQYSLTIEQLKQKADKRVRSVRYRAVEDYSGVCCPVTKGVKTFFTTPCTEEPRIALSKGDLILATRGLKHWMYGEKILDSAADGGIRERGWFPRKCVEKCQYDSETDQPVDGEKKTR; encoded by the exons ATgggcgggccgggggggctgcgccgGGCGCGGCGGCTGTGCCACTGGGGGCCGCTGGTGGCCCTGGCCGTGGTGGCCGTGTGCTCCGCCACCGCCATGGCGGACGCCGCGCTGTGGTACTGGCCCCTGGACACCGCCGGGGGAAGCGTCAACTTCATCATGCTCCTCAACTGGACCGTCATGATCCTCTACAACTACTTCAGCGCCATGTTTGTCGGCCCGGGGTACGTCCCTCTGGGGTGGACGCCG gaaaaatctcaGGATTGCATGTATCTCCAATACTGTAAAGTGTGTCAGTCTTATAAGGCACCACGTTCACACCACTGTCGAAAGTGTAACAG ATGTGTTATGAAGATGGATCACCATTGTCCTTGGATCAACAACTGTTGTGGGTACCAGAATCACGCATCTTTCACTCTGTTTCTCCTCTTAGCTCCACTGGGATGCATTCACGCTTCTTTCATATTTGTTATGACTATGTACACTCAGCTTTACAACAGA atATCTTTTGGGTGGAGTTCTGTAAAGATTGACATGAGTGCAGCCAAAAGAGACCCTCGACCCATTATTCCCTTTGGACTGTCTGCATTTGCTGCATCTTTATTTGCCTTAGGACTGGCATTAGGAACAACTATTGCTGTTGGTATGCTGTTTATTATCCAG ATGAAAGTCATTTTGACAAATAAAACTTCAATCGAGTCCTGGATTGAAGAAAAG GCCAAAGACAGAATCCAGTACTACCAAACGGGTGAgacctttatttttccctatgaCATGGGAAGTAAATGGAAGAACTTCAAGCAAGTGTTTACATGGTCTGGGATTCCTGAGGGAGATGGTCTGGATTGGCCAGTAAGAGATGGCTGTCATCAATACAGTTTGACG ATAGAGcaactgaaacagaaagcagacaaGCGAGTAAGAAGC GTGCGGTATCGAGCCGTAGAAGATTACAGTGGTGTCTGCTGCCCTGTGACTAAAGGTGTTAAAACATTCTTCACAACACCGTGCACTGAAGAACCTAGAATTGCATTGAGTAAAGGGGATCTGATTTTAGCCACAAGAGGCTTAAA ACACTGGATGTATGGTGAGAAGATTCTCGACTCAGCTGCTGATG GTGGAATAAGAGAACGAGGCTGGTTCCCTAGGAAATGTGTGGAAAAATGCCAGTATGACTCTGAAACGGATCAACCAGTggatggagagaagaaaaccagatag